A single genomic interval of uncultured Desulfobacter sp. harbors:
- a CDS encoding heparan-alpha-glucosaminide N-acetyltransferase domain-containing protein yields MDNFSGTRAKRIQGYDLARGVAIFAMVIIDFKAFFCIDETFPQWLYTLIEYMDRRAAVILVMLAGAGMTLMSRRAGLAETRNTLFRRAVFLMLCGILIDRIWPADILHFYGFFILIGLVMAQLSAPGLLVGAAVFWLISFLGISESVCGYLENLTAGSLTNQLADLFFTGYYPVFPWASFYLIGMWLGRQDLKNRHVTITLLGSGLLAAVLSECAGYFIPGMAVKTILAHGASDETAAYIFILLSKLTVIDLTLPTPMSIISAAGTGLCVIMLSFLGVGGLKQGPPHYFLIAGKNTLSLYVLHILFIKRLENLPGMGEDYPVLWCTAGAILFIMGFILLMRLWLKKFAMGPLESAMRHFPFVNAHWIVKKHPGAGTG; encoded by the coding sequence ATGGACAATTTTTCCGGAACCAGGGCAAAACGAATACAAGGATATGACCTGGCAAGGGGCGTGGCTATATTTGCCATGGTGATCATTGATTTTAAAGCGTTTTTCTGTATTGATGAAACCTTTCCGCAATGGCTTTATACGCTTATTGAATATATGGACCGAAGGGCGGCTGTTATCCTGGTAATGCTTGCCGGTGCCGGTATGACACTCATGTCACGCAGAGCCGGTTTGGCAGAAACCAGGAATACGCTTTTTAGAAGAGCAGTCTTTCTTATGCTTTGCGGCATTCTGATTGACAGGATATGGCCGGCGGATATCCTTCACTTTTACGGATTTTTCATCTTAATCGGACTGGTAATGGCTCAGCTTTCCGCCCCGGGTCTTTTGGTCGGAGCTGCCGTTTTCTGGCTGATCAGTTTCCTGGGGATTTCCGAAAGTGTTTGCGGCTACCTGGAAAACCTTACCGCCGGCAGCCTGACCAACCAGCTTGCAGACCTTTTTTTCACAGGGTATTACCCGGTTTTTCCATGGGCCTCGTTCTACCTTATAGGCATGTGGCTGGGACGGCAGGATTTAAAAAACCGCCACGTCACAATAACGCTTTTGGGTTCAGGGCTTTTAGCGGCTGTATTATCAGAGTGTGCGGGATATTTTATTCCCGGCATGGCCGTAAAAACAATTCTGGCCCATGGCGCCTCCGATGAAACGGCTGCATACATTTTTATCCTGCTGTCCAAGCTGACCGTTATAGACCTGACTCTGCCGACCCCGATGTCCATTATATCTGCTGCGGGTACCGGGCTTTGTGTTATCATGCTGAGCTTTCTGGGTGTCGGCGGCCTGAAACAGGGGCCGCCGCACTATTTCCTTATTGCTGGGAAAAACACCTTGTCTCTATATGTACTGCATATCCTTTTTATCAAACGGCTTGAGAATCTTCCGGGCATGGGGGAAGATTACCCTGTACTTTGGTGCACTGCCGGGGCAATACTTTTTATTATGGGCTTTATATTATTAATGCGCTTATGGCTGAAAAAATTTGCAATGGGCCCCCTTGAAAGCGCCATGAGGCATTTTCCATTTGTTAATGCCCATTGGATCGTAAAAAAGCATCCTGGCGCCGGCACGGGATAA
- a CDS encoding sigma-54 dependent transcriptional regulator, giving the protein MTIDKGIARLLKKLHFILRHTDNLKGIRDSLSSVYRIDSNRQLSTALQILRRSRPEFVFVDIEILQQAAAESSYKAVFQTISLVCPNISIIVMAPPELLPEAVNIVHEGAESYLTYPLVPDELRLVINSIIEQTRAESELDYLREQVWQEDEFELLHTKSPAMKAVFENIRAVAGTKSTVLLTGETGSGKGFTARLIHRLSSRKNERFIEVHCGAIPDTLVESEMFGHEKGAFTGAIKRKLGKFEIAGNGTIFLDEIGTITPPAQIKLLQVIQDGVFHRVGGEEDIRADVRIIAATNIDLKQLCGDKLFRSDLYYRLNVFPVELPPLKERKEDIPKLAELFLAKLNTFHSKDITEVHPKVLEAFLAYSWPGNIRELENILERAYILEKTSILRPQNFPVELFTYPPKPMAGNINHNLTLSEVRKQELGRIEHNYLDLQLTKCNGKINATAAAAGITTRQLHKLMKKHSLFKENYKNTKEPRA; this is encoded by the coding sequence TTGACGATAGATAAAGGCATAGCAAGACTTTTGAAAAAACTTCATTTTATCCTCAGGCATACAGATAATTTAAAAGGCATCCGGGACAGCTTGTCATCTGTTTACCGGATTGATTCCAACCGGCAATTAAGTACGGCCCTTCAGATTTTGCGCCGCAGTCGGCCCGAGTTTGTATTTGTGGATATTGAGATCCTTCAGCAGGCTGCTGCCGAAAGCAGCTACAAGGCCGTGTTTCAAACCATCAGCCTGGTCTGCCCCAATATCAGCATTATTGTCATGGCCCCTCCCGAATTGCTGCCGGAGGCTGTGAATATTGTCCATGAAGGTGCGGAATCCTATCTGACCTACCCCCTGGTACCCGATGAACTCCGGTTGGTGATTAACAGCATCATTGAACAGACCCGGGCGGAATCGGAACTGGATTATCTCAGGGAACAGGTCTGGCAGGAGGATGAGTTTGAACTGCTCCATACCAAAAGTCCGGCCATGAAAGCCGTATTTGAAAACATTCGGGCCGTGGCCGGCACCAAAAGCACCGTGCTTTTAACCGGGGAAACGGGCAGCGGCAAAGGGTTTACGGCCCGACTTATTCACAGGCTTTCTTCGAGAAAAAATGAGCGGTTTATTGAAGTTCATTGCGGAGCGATTCCGGATACCCTGGTAGAAAGCGAAATGTTCGGCCATGAAAAGGGCGCATTCACAGGCGCCATTAAACGTAAACTGGGTAAATTTGAAATTGCCGGGAACGGTACCATTTTCCTGGATGAAATCGGCACCATTACACCACCGGCACAAATCAAATTGCTCCAGGTCATCCAGGATGGTGTCTTTCACCGGGTGGGCGGCGAAGAGGATATCCGGGCTGATGTGCGTATCATTGCTGCCACCAATATTGATTTAAAGCAGTTGTGCGGCGACAAGCTTTTTCGCTCGGATCTGTATTACCGCCTGAATGTTTTTCCCGTGGAACTACCACCCCTTAAGGAAAGAAAAGAGGACATCCCCAAATTGGCGGAGCTTTTTTTGGCAAAACTTAACACCTTTCACTCCAAGGATATTACAGAGGTACACCCCAAGGTTCTTGAGGCTTTTTTAGCTTATTCATGGCCGGGCAATATCAGGGAATTGGAAAACATCCTGGAACGGGCCTATATTTTAGAAAAAACATCCATTCTCAGGCCGCAAAATTTCCCGGTGGAGTTGTTTACATATCCGCCTAAACCTATGGCTGGTAATATTAACCACAATTTAACCCTTTCCGAAGTCAGAAAGCAGGAACTTGGCAGGATTGAACATAACTACCTGGATCTACAATTAACAAAATGCAATGGGAAAATAAATGCGACAGCTGCCGCCGCCGGTATAACTACTCGCCAGCTTCATAAACTGATGAAAAAGCACTCCCTGTTCAAGGAAAATTATAAAAACACAAAGGAACCCCGGGCATAA
- a CDS encoding class I adenylate cyclase, whose protein sequence is MNLAIDNFDYNLFESQWEKLSRQEKTLIVKNAGKLHPEVAILPVLAGLTSYHASVRSQAQKSLETIQANIGEFLADTLDKKQYVKGMEKSVSLCARIYAGIQPGMAFEERRFLIKTLLGINGKGAYFAFKALRQGLVGIDDMEELIFTVPEPERLAFVDEYIQTSPGIRLKFGYMFKRILESIQQRDCVVEFFAGLFDRQRDVDPFLNNINSDLRDPEQIISNEIRSKFPQIRRIGLKTLAMMVTKISPDLLIDILVSEEIEENRIAIYKIIEESSVGTYKELAYPILRLFYQRSKKEALHAFKALVVSGKFAPHTLLRMVRNRYPALIPLIHSEISDLSKFSFFMIQDIALNQDEYLNSNFEANLACILGMIKKRPERIVKIFVKYATDYKAADRTAVKSFVKKTKQILALEKKSIQEEFHPVIQLVHEKTSNISSTLLTLTQNRIEELKNNKNATSAYFENQVITRLDFSSYDFSLTSFFLNKCIIDKSDFSDTSFFKTFFKKAVFHNVDMRQARFKEVNFDHAVFINVNAAAAVFTNCSFQHVAIYNCDFSHACLNDAPLIGATISKASFNQADLSGACLSYSTISAVSFENAIIDQADFSGVNARFCQFPPKGSVHYRSDSLNFNARKYQLSIEDLPSMEESILAEINMQVFCEFIHYGEGKFLKQNQRSMLTAFDLFNKDQTDLFQLIPYLLHENIVLSGMKAIDPQTPCGIWNYMPSPETREILSKYIDRKEKKVGKCRDYTIESLFTIGSVGSIAQESNSDIDYWVCINEENLSSRDIALLKKKLEFLEKLAMDQFYTHVTFFIVDVHRAKNNDFGGTTDESSGTAQSNLLKEEFYRTMLHVAGKIALWSVLPSAICENYYSGISSSVIVVSETSKYIDLGDVNAISPGEYLGASLWQMFKSLKSPYKSVIKMALLEKYIYEYGGKKLLCNQYKDEWMNSGAQLKLARNDSYFILLEHLRDYFQTIDDPHSVALLLRCFFLKLGISEQTQIDGTIFGLRKILLEHCIHQWDFTKDDIFKMGRFNDWKYSQVASLSNTIKAYMIKTYKKIIDHLSGQAHSRSSLSPEDRTVLGRKVFIEFVRQPDRIEKMLLLPRDDRYYQHLYLQHIEDGNNTGMWQLLNKDKNGHQHLEDLLIQAETIEAIGAWLIYNRIYCENRVINLVPNPTCVTFNAIRNLYRAMYYFFSPLFESPVGFDQLLMAAKVVGLFVSTNFYAPAQQEKITDYSIVYLNSWGEMFHAGVCSPQGFSTNGEIKKDILRRIKLKKMPLNTIFYSSEKDKMMY, encoded by the coding sequence ATGAATTTGGCGATCGATAATTTTGATTATAATTTGTTTGAATCCCAATGGGAAAAATTATCACGGCAGGAAAAGACCTTGATTGTCAAAAATGCCGGCAAATTACATCCGGAAGTTGCCATATTGCCGGTGCTTGCCGGTTTGACTTCGTATCATGCATCCGTGAGAAGCCAAGCTCAAAAAAGCCTTGAGACCATTCAAGCAAATATCGGCGAATTTTTAGCAGATACTTTGGATAAAAAGCAATATGTAAAGGGCATGGAAAAAAGCGTGTCCTTGTGCGCCAGGATATATGCCGGTATTCAGCCCGGTATGGCATTCGAGGAACGTCGTTTTTTGATAAAAACATTACTTGGAATTAATGGTAAAGGTGCCTATTTTGCATTCAAGGCCCTTCGTCAGGGGCTTGTCGGCATTGATGACATGGAAGAATTGATTTTCACGGTTCCCGAACCCGAACGTCTGGCTTTTGTAGATGAATATATCCAAACGTCGCCGGGCATCAGGCTGAAATTTGGATATATGTTCAAACGAATATTGGAATCGATTCAACAACGGGACTGTGTTGTTGAATTTTTTGCCGGTCTGTTTGACCGGCAAAGAGATGTCGATCCATTTTTAAATAATATTAATTCGGACTTAAGAGATCCTGAGCAGATCATTTCTAATGAGATACGGTCTAAGTTTCCGCAAATAAGAAGAATCGGGTTGAAAACGCTTGCCATGATGGTCACAAAAATTTCTCCGGATTTATTGATCGATATTCTGGTTAGTGAGGAAATTGAAGAAAATCGGATTGCCATTTACAAAATTATTGAAGAATCTTCAGTGGGCACGTATAAAGAGCTTGCCTATCCGATCCTGCGTCTTTTTTATCAACGAAGCAAAAAAGAAGCGCTTCATGCGTTTAAAGCCCTCGTTGTATCGGGAAAGTTTGCACCGCATACATTACTGAGAATGGTGCGCAATAGATATCCTGCCCTGATACCATTGATCCATAGTGAAATATCCGATTTGTCGAAATTTTCTTTTTTTATGATTCAAGATATTGCGCTGAATCAAGATGAATATTTGAATTCAAATTTTGAAGCGAACCTGGCTTGTATTTTGGGGATGATCAAAAAACGGCCGGAACGGATCGTTAAAATATTCGTCAAATATGCGACCGACTATAAAGCTGCTGACAGGACCGCGGTGAAATCGTTTGTCAAAAAAACCAAACAGATTCTGGCGCTGGAAAAGAAAAGCATCCAGGAGGAATTTCATCCTGTAATCCAATTGGTGCATGAAAAGACCAGCAACATATCAAGCACATTGTTAACGTTAACGCAAAACAGGATAGAGGAACTCAAAAATAATAAAAACGCAACATCGGCATATTTTGAAAACCAGGTCATCACACGTCTGGATTTTTCCTCTTATGACTTCTCGTTGACTTCTTTTTTTTTAAATAAATGCATCATTGATAAAAGTGACTTTTCAGACACTTCTTTTTTCAAGACGTTTTTCAAGAAAGCTGTTTTCCATAATGTTGATATGCGTCAGGCACGATTTAAAGAGGTCAATTTTGACCATGCCGTTTTTATTAACGTGAATGCAGCTGCCGCAGTTTTTACAAATTGCAGTTTTCAACATGTTGCCATTTATAATTGCGACTTCAGCCATGCCTGCCTGAATGATGCGCCTTTGATAGGGGCCACGATTTCAAAAGCATCATTTAACCAGGCTGATCTTTCAGGTGCGTGCCTTTCCTATTCGACCATTTCCGCTGTCTCATTTGAGAATGCAATCATTGATCAGGCTGATTTTTCAGGTGTGAATGCCCGTTTTTGTCAATTTCCGCCAAAAGGATCCGTTCACTATCGATCGGATTCCTTGAATTTTAACGCCAGGAAATATCAACTCTCTATTGAGGATCTGCCATCCATGGAAGAATCAATTTTGGCAGAAATCAATATGCAGGTTTTCTGTGAGTTTATTCATTATGGAGAGGGGAAATTTTTAAAACAAAATCAGCGTTCCATGCTCACAGCCTTTGATCTTTTTAATAAAGATCAGACGGATTTGTTTCAACTTATCCCATATCTGCTTCATGAAAACATCGTTCTGTCCGGAATGAAGGCCATAGACCCCCAGACACCTTGTGGAATTTGGAATTATATGCCAAGCCCTGAAACCCGCGAAATTTTAAGCAAATATATTGACCGCAAAGAAAAAAAGGTCGGGAAGTGCCGGGATTACACGATAGAAAGCCTTTTTACTATCGGAAGTGTCGGGTCTATAGCCCAGGAATCAAATTCTGATATTGATTACTGGGTCTGCATTAATGAAGAAAACTTGAGTTCCCGGGATATTGCGTTATTGAAAAAGAAGCTGGAATTTCTGGAAAAATTGGCCATGGATCAGTTTTATACCCACGTCACATTTTTTATCGTTGATGTGCATAGGGCAAAGAACAATGATTTTGGCGGGACCACCGATGAAAGTTCCGGGACGGCGCAATCAAATCTTTTAAAAGAAGAATTTTACAGGACAATGCTTCATGTCGCAGGGAAAATAGCCTTGTGGTCGGTTCTGCCCAGCGCCATATGCGAGAATTATTACAGCGGTATCAGCAGCAGCGTGATCGTTGTTTCAGAGACCTCCAAATATATTGATCTGGGAGATGTCAATGCCATCTCCCCCGGCGAATATTTGGGTGCATCTTTATGGCAGATGTTTAAAAGCTTGAAAAGCCCCTATAAATCGGTCATCAAAATGGCGCTTCTTGAAAAATATATTTATGAGTATGGGGGAAAAAAACTGCTGTGCAATCAGTATAAAGATGAATGGATGAATTCGGGTGCCCAACTTAAACTTGCCCGAAATGATTCATATTTTATTCTATTAGAACATCTGCGTGACTATTTTCAAACGATTGACGATCCGCATTCGGTAGCGCTGTTGCTGCGCTGCTTTTTTTTAAAGCTGGGTATTTCAGAACAAACCCAAATTGATGGTACCATCTTTGGCCTCAGAAAAATACTTCTTGAACACTGCATCCATCAATGGGATTTTACCAAGGATGACATTTTCAAGATGGGTCGCTTTAACGATTGGAAATACAGCCAAGTCGCAAGTCTTTCAAATACCATCAAAGCCTATATGATCAAAACATATAAAAAAATAATAGATCATCTTTCCGGTCAAGCCCACAGTCGTTCAAGTCTCAGCCCTGAGGACCGAACCGTGCTGGGGCGAAAGGTGTTTATTGAATTTGTAAGACAACCCGATAGAATCGAAAAGATGCTTCTTTTGCCAAGAGATGACCGGTATTACCAACACTTATACCTGCAGCATATAGAAGATGGGAATAATACAGGCATGTGGCAGTTGTTAAACAAAGACAAAAACGGCCACCAACATCTGGAAGATCTTTTAATTCAAGCGGAGACGATTGAGGCGATCGGTGCATGGTTGATTTACAACCGGATATATTGTGAAAATCGTGTCATCAATTTAGTGCCTAATCCAACCTGCGTGACCTTTAATGCGATCCGGAATCTTTATAGGGCCATGTATTATTTTTTCAGTCCGCTGTTTGAAAGCCCTGTCGGCTTTGATCAACTGCTGATGGCCGCCAAGGTGGTTGGGCTCTTTGTCTCGACCAATTTTTATGCGCCGGCGCAACAAGAAAAAATAACCGATTATTCAATTGTTTACCTGAACTCATGGGGTGAAATGTTTCATGCGGGCGTTTGTTCGCCCCAGGGTTTTTCCACCAATGGAGAAATAAAAAAAGATATCCTGCGCAGAATTAAGCTGAAAAAGATGCCCTTAAATACAATTTTTTATTCTTCAGAAAAAGATAAAATGATGTATTGA
- the bioD gene encoding dethiobiotin synthase translates to MRAKHLSLRLWCVKCVLQGIDAVPMKVIQTGGGYTEDGYPISPDFDVYCSASSFIGEGDEIRDMVPLSFAAPCSPHLASRLEGAACDIGPVLAALKRLSVRHDLVIAEGVGGINVPLSETVTTLDLIKETGLPIILVIRNVLGCVNHAINTIQVLKSHNMPIRGAVMTETSSPQDCDAFILEDNPRIIRQLGDIPILGSLPFIDEVPSGTEPFWAALDVYMDGIAGALLKDGNNEQN, encoded by the coding sequence ATGCGGGCAAAACACTTGTCACTGCGGCTTTGGTGCGTCAAATGCGTACTACAGGGCATAGATGCCGTGCCAATGAAAGTGATTCAGACCGGCGGCGGGTATACCGAAGACGGATACCCGATTTCCCCGGATTTTGACGTCTATTGCAGCGCCTCATCCTTTATCGGGGAGGGGGACGAAATAAGGGATATGGTGCCCTTGTCATTTGCCGCTCCCTGTTCTCCCCATCTGGCATCCCGGTTGGAAGGGGCCGCGTGTGACATCGGCCCGGTCCTGGCGGCGTTGAAACGACTCAGCGTAAGACATGACCTGGTCATTGCCGAAGGGGTGGGGGGAATCAATGTTCCCCTGTCAGAAACGGTTACAACCCTTGACCTCATAAAAGAAACCGGGCTGCCTATTATTCTGGTCATTCGAAACGTTTTGGGGTGCGTTAACCACGCCATCAATACCATCCAGGTACTCAAATCACATAATATGCCAATCCGGGGAGCGGTCATGACCGAGACAAGTTCCCCACAAGATTGCGATGCATTTATTCTTGAGGATAATCCCCGGATTATCCGTCAACTCGGTGACATTCCCATTTTGGGCAGCCTTCCCTTTATCGACGAGGTGCCGTCCGGCACGGAACCGTTCTGGGCTGCCCTGGATGTTTACATGGATGGTATTGCCGGCGCACTTTTAAAAGATGGTAATAATGAACAAAACTGA
- the bioA gene encoding adenosylmethionine--8-amino-7-oxononanoate transaminase, whose amino-acid sequence MNKTEAYLAFDKKHIWHPYTSMTDPMGTYMVERAEGVHIHLADGRVLTDGMSSWWAAIHGYNHPSLNRALHEQLQNMSHVMFGGLTHEPACTLAEKLISIVPKGLEHIFFSDSGSVAVEVAIKMAIQYQHALGKPGKKKLLTVKKGYHGDTFAAMSVCDPVQGMHRLFKGVLPEAIFAQAPQCSFFHAWDEGDTAEMESLMAERHEEIAAVILEPVVQGAGGMRFYHPGYLKQLRSLCRRYDILLIFDEIATGFGRTGKLFAAQWAGICPDIMCIGKALTGGYISFAATLATPDVARGISSDGGVFMHGPTYMGNPLACTVANAGLDLLMTGEWQTQVEAIQSLLAEHLSLARTLEGVKDVRVLGAIGVIELEEAVDMSVIQDMFVRAGVWIRPFGRLVYTMPPYVCKKEDVVKIAATMCQVVKTYLKRR is encoded by the coding sequence ATGAACAAAACTGAAGCATATCTGGCCTTTGACAAGAAACATATATGGCATCCCTATACCTCCATGACCGATCCCATGGGCACATATATGGTAGAACGGGCGGAGGGAGTCCATATTCACCTTGCCGACGGCAGGGTTTTAACCGACGGTATGTCTTCATGGTGGGCGGCCATTCATGGGTATAACCATCCCTCGCTGAATCGGGCCCTTCATGAACAGCTTCAAAATATGAGCCATGTCATGTTCGGCGGCTTGACCCATGAGCCGGCCTGCACCCTGGCGGAAAAGCTGATATCCATTGTCCCCAAAGGGCTTGAACATATCTTTTTTTCGGATTCCGGGTCCGTTGCGGTTGAGGTGGCCATTAAGATGGCCATTCAGTACCAGCATGCCTTGGGAAAACCTGGAAAAAAGAAGCTGCTCACCGTTAAGAAGGGCTATCACGGCGATACCTTTGCCGCCATGAGTGTGTGTGATCCGGTTCAGGGTATGCATCGCCTGTTCAAGGGTGTTCTCCCCGAGGCGATTTTCGCCCAAGCCCCCCAATGCTCTTTTTTCCATGCCTGGGACGAAGGAGACACGGCTGAGATGGAATCGCTTATGGCCGAGCGCCACGAGGAGATTGCCGCCGTAATACTTGAGCCGGTTGTTCAGGGGGCAGGGGGGATGCGTTTTTATCATCCCGGTTACCTGAAACAGCTTCGTTCCCTGTGCCGGCGGTATGATATTCTGCTTATATTTGACGAAATCGCCACAGGGTTCGGTCGTACCGGAAAACTGTTTGCCGCACAGTGGGCCGGTATTTGTCCCGATATCATGTGCATTGGAAAGGCATTGACCGGCGGGTACATCAGTTTTGCGGCAACCCTTGCAACGCCTGACGTGGCCCGGGGTATATCGTCCGACGGCGGGGTTTTCATGCATGGACCGACCTATATGGGAAATCCTTTGGCTTGCACGGTTGCCAATGCCGGCCTCGACCTGTTGATGACCGGGGAATGGCAAACCCAAGTTGAGGCCATCCAGAGCCTGCTGGCCGAGCATCTTTCCTTGGCCCGGACTTTAGAAGGAGTTAAGGATGTGAGGGTTCTGGGGGCAATCGGGGTTATCGAACTGGAAGAGGCGGTGGATATGTCGGTTATCCAGGATATGTTCGTTCGGGCCGGTGTCTGGATACGTCCCTTTGGCAGGTTGGTCTATACCATGCCGCCCTATGTCTGCAAAAAAGAGGATGTGGTGAAGATTGCAGCAACCATGTGTCAGGTTGTGAAGACGTATCTGAAAAGGAGATAA
- a CDS encoding sodium:solute symporter family protein, translating to MIFLILYVVVLLGFGFFEFKKVKNFDDFIISGRAQRTGAITYSIIATCVGASATLGVVSTARRIGFPAFWWLGAGAVGLLLQSLFLSRKVRAVGAYTLPDLTEKLMGRDARFLTSIIVVIAWTGIIAAQFVAGAKLLSAFGDIDPRISILVTALVIVAYSGMGGQSSVMKTDRVQFAFLGGALLFTLVYLYSGHPVPLADIRFDLTNAGFTPENLVYYLFVVGGSYFVCPLLFSRILTARDARTARKASFLSALGLVAVSVVITLIGIWASFHVDPSYGKDILGYIIAETLPPAGGIALLIGLVSAIISSADTCLFAVASIIEYDILKQERVRTTRLLIGIVGVFLRTPCNEESRYYFPAHPGICRVYRRCRSAGGCCPDYVEKTNHSSPLEAFGHHRRWNFRA from the coding sequence ATGATTTTTTTGATTTTGTATGTTGTGGTGCTTCTGGGCTTTGGTTTTTTTGAATTTAAAAAAGTAAAAAATTTTGATGATTTCATCATCTCGGGCAGGGCCCAGAGGACCGGGGCTATTACATACTCCATCATTGCCACCTGTGTCGGGGCCTCTGCGACCCTGGGCGTTGTCTCCACTGCCCGGCGTATTGGATTTCCCGCTTTTTGGTGGCTTGGGGCAGGGGCTGTCGGTCTTTTGCTCCAGTCTCTTTTTTTATCCCGAAAGGTCAGAGCGGTCGGTGCCTATACCCTGCCGGACCTCACCGAAAAACTAATGGGCAGGGATGCCAGGTTTCTGACGTCGATCATTGTGGTGATCGCCTGGACCGGTATTATTGCCGCACAATTTGTTGCCGGAGCAAAACTTCTGTCGGCCTTCGGGGACATTGATCCTCGGATTTCCATCCTCGTAACGGCCCTGGTGATTGTCGCCTATTCGGGCATGGGCGGGCAGTCGTCGGTAATGAAAACAGACAGGGTGCAATTTGCCTTTTTAGGCGGCGCTCTTCTCTTTACCCTGGTTTATCTTTATTCCGGCCACCCGGTGCCCCTGGCGGATATCCGGTTCGATTTGACCAATGCCGGTTTCACCCCTGAAAATTTGGTGTACTATCTGTTTGTTGTCGGCGGCAGTTATTTTGTCTGCCCCTTACTTTTCTCGCGCATTCTGACGGCCCGGGATGCCCGCACCGCCCGAAAGGCGTCGTTTCTGTCGGCCCTGGGCCTTGTTGCCGTAAGCGTTGTCATAACACTGATCGGCATCTGGGCTTCCTTTCATGTTGACCCTTCCTATGGTAAAGATATCCTTGGCTATATCATTGCAGAGACATTGCCGCCTGCAGGCGGAATCGCTTTGTTGATCGGCCTTGTTTCGGCAATTATATCCTCGGCCGACACCTGTCTTTTTGCCGTTGCAAGTATTATTGAGTACGATATTCTGAAGCAGGAGCGGGTCCGGACCACCAGGCTTTTGATCGGCATTGTCGGCGTTTTTCTCCGCACTCCTTGCAATGAAGAATCCCGATATTATTTCCCTGCTCATCCAGGCATATGCCGTGTTTACCGCCGGTGTCGTTCCGCCGGTGGCTGTTGCCCTGATTATGTGGAAAAAACGAACCATTCATCACCATTGGAGGCGTTCGGCCATCATCGTCGGTGGAATTTTCGGGCTTAG
- the bioB gene encoding biotin synthase BioB has translation MKYTIESYINIARNIIKGQRPENNIYRDLALTEDKDVFALMAGADLIRDTFFNRQIHLCSICNGKSGKCSENCKFCSQSKFHTSNIETYPLMPKVELQKGAYELMDTNVHRYSIVTTGKGLAENEVRQVADALDDLPSKKLSYCVSLGILDDADMDYLKACGVSRYHHNLETCRSHFDAVCTSHTYDDRVNTIKKAKNAGLSVCSGGIFGVGESMAQVLELAFELRELKVDAVPINFLTPIPGTFFEGKRNLTPLKCLKIISVMRYVLPDTDIIICGGRISNLKMLHPLVFQAGANGIMTGNYLTTKGNQLQEDLQMIHQLGFKPRE, from the coding sequence ATGAAATATACCATCGAGTCATATATTAATATCGCAAGAAACATTATTAAGGGTCAACGCCCTGAAAATAATATTTATCGTGATTTGGCATTAACAGAGGATAAAGATGTGTTCGCGTTGATGGCAGGGGCTGATCTCATCCGCGATACCTTTTTTAACCGTCAAATTCATTTATGCTCAATTTGTAACGGAAAATCAGGAAAGTGCAGTGAAAACTGTAAATTCTGCTCTCAATCAAAATTTCATACGTCAAATATCGAAACCTATCCCTTGATGCCCAAAGTTGAACTTCAGAAAGGGGCATACGAGCTTATGGATACAAATGTCCATCGCTATTCGATTGTGACCACCGGCAAAGGGCTTGCTGAAAATGAGGTTCGACAGGTGGCTGATGCCTTAGATGACCTTCCGTCAAAAAAATTGTCCTATTGCGTTTCTTTGGGAATCCTGGATGACGCGGATATGGATTATTTGAAAGCGTGTGGTGTAAGTCGCTATCATCATAATCTTGAAACATGTCGAAGTCATTTTGACGCTGTTTGCACTTCCCACACCTACGATGACCGGGTCAATACGATTAAAAAAGCAAAGAACGCCGGATTATCGGTTTGTTCGGGCGGCATTTTCGGTGTGGGTGAAAGTATGGCGCAAGTCCTTGAACTGGCGTTTGAATTAAGGGAACTTAAGGTGGATGCGGTGCCAATTAATTTTTTAACCCCCATACCGGGAACTTTTTTTGAAGGGAAACGTAATCTGACGCCGTTAAAATGTCTGAAGATAATATCCGTCATGCGATATGTGCTGCCGGATACGGACATCATTATTTGCGGCGGAAGAATATCAAATTTAAAAATGCTTCATCCCCTTGTCTTTCAGGCCGGTGCAAACGGCATAATGACAGGCAATTATTTGACCACAAAAGGCAATCAACTTCAAGAAGACCTTCAGATGATCCATCAATTAGGTTTTAAACCAAGAGAATGA